TGGTGATTGTGGATGCGGCGGAGATGGGGCTTTTGCCCGGTTCGGTTAGGAGGATTTCTGAGGAGAGGATTCATGATACTGCGATTGGTACGCATATGATGGCGCTTTCACATCTGGTGCAGTTTTTGGCGGATGCTGCGGGGAGAGTTGTGGTTGTCGGGGTGCAGCCTGAGTGGATGGGGGAGGGAGAGGGATTGAGTGATGCGGTGAGGGGGGGAGTGGAAGAGGTTGTTGGGGCTG
Above is a genomic segment from Methanorbis furvi containing:
- the hycI gene encoding hydrogenase maturation peptidase HycI; translation: MIVVFGVGNSLHGDDGAGPAVAEKIIAAGLPDVTAYNCGTAPENFTGLVRRIHPELLVIVDAAEMGLLPGSVRRISEERIHDTAIGTHMMALSHLVQFLADAAGRVVVVGVQPEWMGEGEGLSDAVRGGVEEVVGA